The Ooceraea biroi isolate clonal line C1 chromosome 1, Obir_v5.4, whole genome shotgun sequence genome has a window encoding:
- the LOC105274946 gene encoding cytochrome P450 6A1, whose protein sequence is MAYNILLGIITLLLAVYYFIRVKYNYWKARGVKGPTPLPLVGNFGGIFFNKTSVVEFLKKVYNEYKSEPLIGVYSGVNPILVVKDPAFIKDILIKDFSVFANRGTFARDTVDVFASNLFRIEAQRWRPLRAKLSPTFSSGKLKNMFYLLKQCANNFGQYLDRLVAQEKIIDCPAITSKFTADVIGTCIFGIDMKALGNDKCEFLEMGKKMMKPRLKVRMKEFVRNWPWLFDIVGNFLLDHDIIEYFMTMVTKTIDYRVKHNIIRHDFMDILTDLKKNPEQLPELEVTDKLIVAQAVAFFIAGFFTSSNVMSHLLYELALNPHMQERLRTEITEAVEETNGDMEYDNLKKMDYLEAVFKESLRKYPAVTHLMRESLEDYTFSGTQVHIPKGQSIWIPVYSLHLDPTFYPDPHVFDPERFMKNDGDLGNSVPYLGFGDGSRNCIGARFAVQQTKVGIIEILKNFKVDVCEKSTFKYGDQPRLFLLTASEGTYLKLTRLGKD, encoded by the exons ATGGCTTACAACATTTTGCTCGGGATCATCACGCTCCTCCTGGCCGTATATTATTTCATCAGGGTGAAGTACAACTACTGGAAGGCTCGCGGTGTGAAGGGACCAACGCCGTTGCCCCTCGTCGGCAACTTTGGCGGGATCTTCTTCAACAAGACTTCGGTGGTGGAATTCCTGAAGAAAGTCTACAACGAATACAAGAGTGAGCCGCTGATAGGGGTCTACTCGGGGGTTAATCCCATCCTGGTGGTGAAGGATCCCGCGTTCATAAAGGACATCCTCATCAAAGACTTTTCCGTCTTCGCCAATCGCGGTACATTTGCACGTGACACG GTAGACGTATTCGCTTCCAATCTCTTCAGGATCGAGGCGCAGCGATGGCGACCGCTCAGAGCCAAGCTCTCGCCAACCTTCTCGTCCGGCAAGCTGAAGAACATGTTCTATCTCCTGAAACAGTGCGCGAATAACTTCGGGCAGTACTTGGATCGCCTGGTAGCGCAGGAGAAGATTATCGACTGTCCCGCGATCACGTCCAAGTTTACCGCGGACGTGATAGGCACCTGCATCTTCGGGATTGATATGAAGGCGTTAGGCAATGACAAGTGCGAGTTCCTGGAGATGGGCAAGAAGATGATGAAGCCGAGACTGAAGGTGCGGATGAAGGAGTTCGTGAGGAACTGGCCGTGGCTCTTTGACATCGTTGGCAACTTCTTGCTCGACCACGACATCATCGAGTACTTCATGACGATGGTCACCAAGACGATCGACTACAGAGTGAAGCACAACATCATCAGGCACGACTTTATGGATATACTCACGGACCTCAAGAAAAATCCGGAGCAACTTCCTGAACTAG AAGTGACAGACAAGCTGATCGTGGCACAGGCAGTCGCGTTCTTCATCGCAGGTTTCTTCACATCGTCGAACGTGATGAGCCACCTGCTGTACGAGCTGGCCTTGAACCCGCACATGCAGGAAAGGCTCAGGACGGAGATCACAGAGGCGGTTGAGGAGACCAACGGTGACATGGAATACGACAACTTGAAAAAGATGGATTACCTTGAAGCGGTTTTCAAAG AGAGCTTGAGGAAGTACCCGGCAGTGACTCACCTCATGAGAGAGTCGCTCGAGGACTACACCTTCTCCGGGACGCAGGTGCACATCCCGAAGGGACAGTCGATCTGGATACCGGTGTACTCGCTCCACCTTGACCCTACATTCTACCCTGACCCGCACGTCTTTGATCCCGAGCGGTTCATGAAGAACGACGGGGACTTGGGAAACTCGGTGCCCTACCTGGGATTCGGAGACGGATCCAGGAATTGCATCG GTGCCCGTTTCGCAGTGCAACAGACCAAGGTCGGCATAATAGAGATCCTGAAGAACTTCAAGGTGGACGTGTGCGAGAAGTCTACGTTCAAATACGGCGACCAGCCGCGGCTGTTCCTGCTTACGGCAAGCGAGGGCACGTATCTGAAGTTGACGAGACTCGGCAAGGACTGA